The Episyrphus balteatus chromosome 4, idEpiBalt1.1, whole genome shotgun sequence genome includes a window with the following:
- the LOC129918542 gene encoding mucin-5AC-like produces the protein MTKKPSEKNKAWEKDRRDRLNKSFDELAKLLPKFDKSIVWSKIEIIQKAITFIADLHKRLEDYLTAKDPELLKEYKEFVNCLRFYQERNAQLTELLKKSKVTLPPPPVALPQLLVNKPELLPNQENVEVAQLPKPKRQRNRTKKVIPDSAAAKKSDEVKEKKETPAEDSPEKVVVENKPVKPEVITKPTAIITAFGRETLNDASKTPTPAQLPPSVPAKPLLLRIRKLRKNHQRLKLIARPMFRKCYPHPSRMLKWNFDIVSNRKLPTKQRSRRQKAAKRMLHQQKEKPTKQLKVEFNSEPLREQSVSPTAAFLLSFPVVTSSMLGGKNVENTDSSVNLENLNNFFTTEEYSKFCDQNTVVGEKILSPLPVGNEDNKPLVTEKPMTVFTVSAITRPSAPKKIPEINGSRVTGIPTTPGFDSCFSFNSGNPMIGSTSMCGSSNSQQVTSKQYVAPNPAPIAAFPTSVTSLANKLPIKQEQIHIPPGPVPSTSSSSEKFFPRYNHSTLNSLRNALQTPSKVLNPSQSNTAQKVPSGQGILPTKTNWSVKSETPRGKSITNQTKSLIQSSLSNLNNSKNSPATKPTNKMPFSSPTKNFFYDFPTQNRNASSSLSADPLISASTAPVKSNNSVKTEFPWIPPNTSISNACNQNNTLFTPFDLATIVCDSLTSTSFTFSLATSKSSEPTVVEAGNKTGSNNRCNQMNLFLPYEEAQYTPTFSLPQTRSTETQRESSWKSLEKPKDAAADQIFYDCEQSKPQQKSHVNWMTSPTTDYTPTPTTALPLPPMDFGNQFTGSSTNFDLSFGCRKDSYDDDNQFINWSPTKPLNADFSTAYSFENFGSNEAPPNKTVKQIFSVSQLVDQTPSQDIVSPLKKAMPKVSGEKSTTTVKQTFSNIYSAESLIAKKDNSRFYNPAESATNTQTDYHNSNSYFFGYPNTQNCSENDYLGAGGYSSSQQMVKSNSIHPPVATGVGAVGVNSSFDSTATTTNYFSHTISSNNNDPYDPTYFPSSNYNQSWNHPTSHTVGSKASAATTSSLNIFNQSQFGTLQETSSSCQQNSNVSGNLTNFNLSSICPEIDGKDGSNEW, from the exons ATGACTAAAAAGCCATCTGA AAAGAATAAAGCTTGGGAAAAAGACAGACGAGACCGTCTTAACAAATCTTTCGATGAGCTAGCAAAGCTATTACCGAAATTCGACAAGTCAATTGTTTGGAGTAAAATCGAAATCATCCAAAAGGCAATCACATTTATTGCCGATTTACATAAACGTCTGGAAGATTACCTCACAGCAAAAGATCCCGAGTTGCTCA aagaatATAAAGAATTTGTAAATTGTTTACGATTCTATCAGGAACGCAATGCACAGTTGACGGAGTTGTTAAAGAAGTCAAAGGTCACATTGCCACCACCACCGGTTGCATTGCCACAATTACTTGTCAATAAACCAGAACTATTGCCAAATCAAGAAAATGTCGAGGTTGCTCAGTTACCAAAGCCCAAAAGGCAAAGGAATCGAACGAAAAAAGTTATCCCAGATTCTGCTGCTGCCAAGAAATCTGACGAAGTCAAGGAGAAAAAAGAGACACCCGCTGAAGATAGTCCAGAAAAAG ttgtaGTTGAGAACAAACCAGTAAAACCTGAAGTGATAACAAAACCTACAGCAATTATCACTGCATTTGGCCGAGAAACTCTTAACGATGCATCAAAAACTCCAACTCCTGCTCAACTTCCACCCTCAGTGCCTGCAAAACCTCTCCTATTGCGCATACGTAAACTTCGTAAAAACCACCAACGACTGAAACTAATTGCAAGACCAATGTTCCGCAAATGTTATCCACATCCAAGTCGAATGCTTAAATGGAATTTCGATATTGTTTCAAATAGAAAATTGCCCACAAAGCAACGAAGTCGACGTCAAAAGGCTGCAAAAAGAATGCTCCACCagcaaaaagaaaaaccaacaaaacaactCAAAGTTGAATTCAATTCAGAACCATTAAGAGAGCAATCAGTTTCTCCTACAGCGGCATTTCTTTTATCCTTTCCTGTAGTCACATCATCAATGTTGGGTgggaaaaatgttgaaaatacaGATAGTTCTGTAAACTTGGAGAATCTTAATAATTTCTTCACTACCGAAGAATACAGTAAATTCTGTGATCAAAATACTGTTGTAGGTGAGAAAATTCTATCACCACTTCCAGTTGGAAATGAAGACAACAAACCATTGGTTACTGAAAAACCAATGACTGTTTTTACTGTTTCTGCAATAACACGTCCATCTGCACCAAAAAAGATTCCTGAAATTAATGGAAGTCGGGTAACTGGGATTCCAACTACGCCAGGTTTTGATAGTTGCTTCAGTTTCAATAGCGGAAATCCAATGATTGGTTCAACGAGTATGTGTGGCTCATCAAATAGTCAACAG GTCACATCAAAACAATATGTGGCTCCGAATCCAGCTCCCATAGCAGCTTTTCCAACTTCAGTAACTTCTCTAGCCAACAAGTTACCTATCAAGCAAGAACAAATCCATATTCCACCTGGTCCAGTACCAAGCACATCTAGTTCATCGGAAAAATTCTTCCCCAGATACAATCATTCGACTTTAAACTCTCTTAGAAATGCATTGCAAACACCATCGAAAGTTTTAAATCCATCTCAGTCTAACACTGCCCAAAAAGTACCATCCGGACAGGGTATTTTacctacaaaaacaaattggtcAGTCAAATCAGAAACACCAAGAGGTAAATCCATAACGAACCAAACCAAATCTTTAATACAATCATCCTTATCAAATCTCAACAATTCGAAAAATTCTCCTGCAACTAAACCAACCAACAAAATGCCCTTTTCATCtccaacaaaaaatttcttttacgaTTTTCCAACGCAAAACAGAAATGCATCGTCTTCTCTGTCGGCAGATCCTTTGATATCTGCATCGACGGCACCAGTCAAATCAAATAATTCCGTTAAAACGGAATTTCCCTGGATTCCACCAAACACATCGATATCAAATGCATGCAACCAAAACAATACCCTCTTTACTCCATTCGATCTGGCAACCATAGTCTGTGATTCATTAACATCGACaagttttacattttccttGGCGACATCAAAATCTTCCGAACCCACTGTGGTCGAGGCAGGAAACAAGACGGGTTCCAACAATAGATGTAATCAAATGAATCTATTTCTTCCATACGAAGAGGCACAATATACGCCAACCTTTTCACTACCGCAAACTCGATCAACTGAAACCCAAAGAGAATCCTCTTGGAAGTCCTTGGAGAAGCCCAAAGATGCAGCTGCTGATCAAATTTTCTATGATTGCGAGCAAAGTAAACCTCAACAAAAGTCACACGTTAACTGGATGACATCACCAACAACTGATTATACTCCAACGCCAACTACAGCACTTCCTTTGCCTCCGATGGATTTTGGAAACCAATTTACAGGTAGTTCAACAAATTTTGATCTCAGTTTTGGCTGCAGGAAGGATTCATATGACGATGACAATCAGTTTATCAATTGGTCACCGACAAAGCCGTTAAACGCAGATTTTTCTACGGCATACAGTTTTGAGAATTTTGGTTCAAACGAAGCGCCACCCAACAAAACAGTAAAACAGATATTTTCTGTTAGTCAATTGGTTGATCAAACACCTTCTCAAGATATTGTTTCTCCTCTAAAGAAGGCAATGCCAAAGGTTTCTGGAGAAAAATCAACGACGACGGTGAAACAAACTTTCTCTAATATCTACTCTGCCGAATCGCTTATAGCAAAGAAGGACAATAGTCGTTTCTATAATCCAGCCGAGTCTGCAACAAACACTCAAACAGATTACCATAATTCAAATAGTTACTTCTTTGGCTATCCCAATACTCAGAATTGTTCTGAGAATGATTACTTAGGTGCAGGTGGATATTCTTCATCACAACAAATGGTTAAATCGAATTCAATACATCCACCAGTAGCTACAGGAGTAGGAGCAGTGGGAGTTAATTCGTCATTTGACTCTACAGCAACAACAACCAACTATTTCTCCCACACAATCTCATCGAACAACAATGATCCCTATGATCCAACTTATTTCCCCAGTAGTAACTACAATCAAAGTTGGAATCATCCAACAAGTCATACAGTTGGCAGCAAAGCTAGCGCTGCTACTACCTCTTCAttgaatattttcaatcaaagtcAATTTGGGACATTACAAGAAACATCATCATCAtgtcaacaaaattcaaatgtatcTGGAAATCTAACTAATTTCAATTTGAGTTCAATATGCCCGGAGATTGATGGAAAAGATGGATCCAATGAGTGGTAG